The nucleotide sequence CGCCAGCGCATCGCGACCCTGTCCGATCAGGAGGGTCTCGAAGGCGGCAGCGCATACCGGGACGAAATCCTGGGCCTCGGTCTGCGCTACAACCTGCTCACGCAGTACACGTCGTTCATCGCCGTGGACCAGGTGGTGCGCAATCCCGCGGCGGACGGCGTCACGGTCGATCAACCCTCGCCGCTGCCCCAGGGCGTGAGCGATCTCGCGGTCGGCGGGGAAGTGCCGAGCACGCCGGAGCCCGGCGTGTGGTGGATGCTCGCGATCGCCGGCCTGGCCATGCTCTGGCGGCTGCGTCGCCTTTCGCCCGCGACCGGAGTCCTGCCGTGAACCTCGCGGCGAGGGTGGCGTGGGTGGACCGCCTGCCGGCGGGCCTCTGGCTGATCCTGCCGGTCGTGGCGCTGACGCCCGTATGGCTCTGGAGCGCCGCGCGCCTGCTCGACCGGTCGGACGATCCGCTCGGTGTCGTGGCGCTCGCCGCGCTCGCGGCGCTCGTCGCGCGCGATCGCGATCGCTTCAGCCGCCGCCCCCGGGCCGGCTGGCTGGTCGTGACGACGCTGCTCGCCGCGGCCGCGATCCTGGGCGGCGGCGCGTTGCCGCCGCTCGCCCGCGGCGTGCTGGCCGTGCTCGCGGTGTGCGCGACGATGATGGCCGTGCGCGTTCCGGCGCAACCGATGCTGGCGCTGACCGGGCTGGCGCTGCTCGCGCTGCCGCTGCTCTCGTCGCTGCAGTTTTTCGTCGGCTATCCGCTGCGCGTGATCACGGCCGAAGCCTCGCGCCTGCTCCTCGCCGCGCACGGCGTCGACGTCATGCGCGAGGGGAGTACTCTCGCGATCGCGGGAACCGTCGTGATGGTCGACGCGCCGTGCTCGGGGATCCAGATGGGCTGGGTCGCGTACTTCACCGCCTGCGCCGCGGCCGCCTGGCTGCGCCTCCCCGACGGGCGATTCCTGCGCCGGGTTCCGCTCGTCGGCGTCACCGTGCTGGCCGGCAACATCCTGCGAAACACGGTGCTCGTCGTGAGCGAGGCCGGACTCGTGCGATGGCCTGACTGGACGCACGAGGCGATCGGTGTCGCGGCGTTCGCCGTCGTGTGCCTGCTCGTGCTGTGGCAGGTCTCGGCGGCGGCACGCGCGCCGGTCGTGACGTGGGAGGTGCGCCTGCTGAACCACCCGGTGCGTCCCGTCTCCGCCGGCACCTGGGCCCGGCTGTTCGCCTTCGTCATGCTGACCGGACTGACGTTCTGGCCCTGGCTGGCGCCGCAGCCGGTGATCGCCGCCGCGGCCCCGCCCGCGATCGAGTGGCCCCGCGAGCTCGACGGCCGCCCGTTGCGGCCGCTCGCGCTGTCCGCCGTCGAACAGCGCTTCGCCGACCGGTTCCCCGGCGCCATCGCGCGCTTCACGGACGGCGAGGGTGCGATCGTGCTCCGCCATGTAACCGCCCCCACGCGCATGCTCCACCCCGCCGTCGACTGCTATCGCGGCCTCGGTTACCGCGTGGGCTCGGACACGCTCGAGCGGGCGGGGGATAGGCGGTCGGGCGTTCCGCCGACGCTCTGGCGGTGCCTCGTGGCGGAGAAGAACGGGCGGCGCCTGCGCGTGTGCGAGCGCATCGTCGATGCCCACGGCCGGGGCTTCACCGACACGTCCGCCTGGTACTGGGCGGCGGTCACGGGCCGCTCGCACGGACCGTGGCGGGCGGTCACGACGGCGCGAATGCTTTGAAAGGCGCGGACCGGGCGGTCCTCGCCGCGTCAGCCCGTCGGCCCCGGTGGCCGGATGAGCCGGTCGTAGGCGTTCAGTATGCGCCGCGCCATCTTCGCGGCCAGCTCCTCGTCGACGCCGTCGAACCTGTCCGGCGTCGGAAACAGCCTCGCGAGGTCGTCCAGGATCTCGCGGAACTCTGCGCGCACGGCCGCGGGCAGGTGGTCGGCGTTCGTGCCCCGGAGGTGGAACTGGTAGGAGGTCCCCAGTCGCACCGCCGTCCGCTCCGGGGACGAGCACAGGATCTCGATCGCGGCGTAAAGCTCGCGCGTGGCCTCGGGCGTCATTGCGTCATCTCGCTTCGCGCTCAGGTCAGCCGGCTCATTCTGTCGTAGAGGCGCAGTATCTGCTTCGCCATCCGCGCCGCCTCGCGCGGCTCCACGTCGCGGGAATGCGGTGTGGGATACAGGGTCTCGAGCCTCGACATCATCCGCGCATACTCGTTGCGCAGCTCCGCGGGGAGTTCGGCGTCGGCGCCTTTCCGGAGACCCTCCCAGTAGGCATGGCCCACCCTTTCCACGATCGACCCCGGCATGGTGGCGAGCGCGGTCACCGCCGCGAAAAAATGTCTCCACCCTTCGATCGATTTCGACACCTGCTCACCGCTCCCTGTGAAGCACCGCGACCGTCCGGGCGGTGACGCTAGCAAATGGGGCGCCCGCCCGGCGATCCGGGTGACGACCCAATTGACAAGCGGGCGTGCGTGCGAACGGGTCTTTCATCGATGAGGCATTGTTGTTTATGCTCGCCGCAAAAGAACGATCGTCAGGGAGCGGTGGTTTGGTCAATTCCACGATACGGCCGGTGATCGACTTCCAGGGCGCGGTTCGCGTGCTGGCGACGCGCCCCGGCAGCGTCGCCGACCGCCTGGCACACGCTTACGAGGCGCATCTTCGCGGCGCCGCCTTCGGTCGCCTGCCGGCGCCGTTCAGCGCGCAGTGCGAGTCGGTGCGGGAGGAGCTGAAGCGCTTTCTCGAGTCCGGGACCGCCGACGAGGCGCGCGCCGCGGAGCTCGCGGCGAAGGTCCTGCTGACCTACGACCTGCTCATCAAGACGTTCTTTGCATAACGGCAATCACGGGGGGAATCGATGGTCGGCGTTCCGCATCTCTCGGGCAGCCAGAAGATCTTCAACGCGCTTTTCATTCTGGCCTGCGAACAAGGGTCGATCGTCGAGCGGCTGGAGAACGCCTATCGGCTCGCCCTCGCGCCTCTCGACGTACAGCTGGAGCTGCCGGAATCGATCCACGCCGAATTCCTGTCCGTCCGGAAGGAACTGGAACGGCTTTACTTCGCGCCGAACCGCGAGGCGGCGAGGGACCGGAGCGACGAGCAGAGGGCGATGAGGCTGGCGGGGCGTCTCGTGTCGCTCTACGACCGGCTGGTCAGGGTCCGTGCGGACCGCCTGGACGTTCCCGATCGCTCGTGACCGGCATGCGCCGTCTGCGGGAACGATCCGGCGGTACGCGGTTTGACGACGGGCAAGTCACCTCATCCTGTCCTTGAGCACGGCGAGGAAGCCGTCCGGCTCGAACCGGAGATCGTCCGAAATCGGCGCGGCCGCGGCGGCATCGAGCAGCGCCGTCCGCGTTTCATCCGGGCAACGTATGCCCTCCTCGGTCAAGCCGATGCCCAGGGGGCGCAGCTCCGCCGGCTCGCTCGCGAGCAGCCGCCACAAGGCGCACACCCTCACCGAGATGGCGTAAAGCTCGTCGGCGCTCACCGGGAGACCGCGCGCAATCGTCCGCGCGATACGGATGGTCGGGCGCAGGGCGTCGGCGAGGTCGAGGGCCACGGCGGGATTCCGCAGCACACCGTCCTCGGCGTAGTCGTAGGCCAGCCTGAAGGAGTCCGCCGGTACTTCGGGCACCGGGGCATCGACGTCGTCGTTCATGCGCTCCTCGCGGTACGGACGCAGGGAGGCATACTGCGGCCAAAGGCCGCGCCACTCCTTGATGGCGATCAATTTGCCGGCGGCGGCCGGTTGGAGAAGGGGCGCAATCCGGGGGCCCGTCCGGCTTCGGAAGGGCGGGGAGGCCCTAGGGCCCGTCGATCGGTCCGGCCTGGAGCTCTTCCCGCACCTGCTTCAGCCGCTCGGGACTGAAGACGATGTCGTCGAGCGCGTGCACCCATCGATCGAGCAGCGGATCGCGATAGCGGTACTCGCCGAAGGAAAAGCAGGCCCAGCGGTCGCCTTCCCGGACCGCGTACTCCTCGGCCGACATCGTCTTGTACGGAAGTGCCCGTTTTGCGTCCCGCTCCAGATTCTCAGGGGCAAGGGGGTATTGGGACAGGAACTTGTTCATGGTCTCCTTGTGCCTCCGCTCGGTTCGCCCGTTCCGCGCGCGTTACACCATTCGCGATCCTTCCGCGAACCCGTCCCGCCCGACGCCTGCGCGTATTGCCGGGTTCGCGTGGCTGCTCTTATACCGCGTCGATTTCGTCCGCACTAACAGCGTTTCCTTATCGGAATGCGAGGGCGCGATACCCCGCGAACCGTCTCGTTTCGCGCAAATGCCTTTGTCTTGCGGACGAAAAGCGGGCGGGGGACGTTCGCAGCGGTCGTCCGGATCGAAACGGGGGAAACGAGAAAATGTTTTTATGCGCTGAGCGATTCTTCTTATCGCGGGAAGCGCGCCGCGCGATCG is from Sulfurifustis variabilis and encodes:
- the xrtQ gene encoding exosortase Q; the encoded protein is MNLAARVAWVDRLPAGLWLILPVVALTPVWLWSAARLLDRSDDPLGVVALAALAALVARDRDRFSRRPRAGWLVVTTLLAAAAILGGGALPPLARGVLAVLAVCATMMAVRVPAQPMLALTGLALLALPLLSSLQFFVGYPLRVITAEASRLLLAAHGVDVMREGSTLAIAGTVVMVDAPCSGIQMGWVAYFTACAAAAWLRLPDGRFLRRVPLVGVTVLAGNILRNTVLVVSEAGLVRWPDWTHEAIGVAAFAVVCLLVLWQVSAAARAPVVTWEVRLLNHPVRPVSAGTWARLFAFVMLTGLTFWPWLAPQPVIAAAAPPAIEWPRELDGRPLRPLALSAVEQRFADRFPGAIARFTDGEGAIVLRHVTAPTRMLHPAVDCYRGLGYRVGSDTLERAGDRRSGVPPTLWRCLVAEKNGRRLRVCERIVDAHGRGFTDTSAWYWAAVTGRSHGPWRAVTTARML